From the Polaribacter huanghezhanensis genome, the window TTTATATATTGTTCAAGTTTGTTTTTTTCTTTTTTTAAATTTGTCAAGTCAATTTTCAAACTCTCAATTGATTTTTGTTTTTCCTCATTAATTAGAGTAAGTTCTTCTATTTTGGTGTTTAATTCTGAAATTTCAACATTTCCTGCTTTTTCTTGCTCGTATTTTCTTTCTTCTTTTGCAATTTTCTGTTTTCCTTTTAAATCAGAGATTTGCTCATTTACAAGGTTTTCTTTTCGTCCACTTTTTGCAAATCGAACAATTTTTTCAATGAACCAAGTAAAGTAAGGAAGTAAAATTACATAACCTAAACTCACAATTAATGGATAGTAAAGTGTGAATTTAATTTCACTAAAATTGGTAGTTATATAAATTATTCTATCCTCAATATTTTTTTCAGATATGAATAGTGTAAAAATCGGTCTCCAATTAAATGCTATCCAAGAAATAAGGAATGAAAAAATTAAAGGGTTTTTCAATCTTTCATTTGAGGCTTGGAAAAAGTTATTTATAAATTCCTTCATTTTTTATGTTTGCTAACTTTAATGATATCGAACGTTTTAATACTGAAACTAGTTCAGCATAAATGTTTTATATCAGGAGTTAGCGAAGTTAATCAAAAAGGAGTTTAGAAACAAGCTAAATTAATTTCTAAAAATCCAAAGCTTTGGTTATCTTTGATTCTTCGATGAAAAAAGTCAAAATTATAGAATGTCCACGTGACGCAATGCAAGGAATAAAATCGCATTTTATTGCCACAGAAGACAAGGCAAACTATATCAATGCGTTATTGCGTGTAGGTTTTGATACGATTGACTTTGGAAGTTTTGTTTCTCCAAAAGCGATTCCGCAAATGCGAGATACCGCAGCAGTACTTTCTCAATTAGATTTGTCATCAACCCAAAGTAAATTGTTGGCAATTATTGCCAATGTTCGTGGCGCAAATGATGCCGCTCAGTTTGAAGAAATTGATTATTTGGGCTATCCGTTTTCAATTTCAGAAAACTTTCAAATGCGGAACACACACAAAACTATTGCAGAATCTATAGAAACGTTGGATGAAATTTTAAACATCGCCAACAAGTCAAATAAAGAAGTGGTGGCGTATTTATCAATGGGATTTGGAAATCCGTACGGAGATCCTTGGAATGTTGAAATTGTGGGAGAATGGACAGAGAAATTATCTAAAATGGGTGTTAAAATATTATCGCTCTCAGATACGGTTGGAAGTTCAACTCCAGAAGTAATTGAGTATTTATTTTCTAATTTAATTCCAGCGTATCCACAAATAGAATTTGGCGCACATTTACACACAACACCAACAACTTGGAAAGAAAAAGTTGATGCAGCATACAAAGCAGGTTGTCATCGTTTTGATGGTGCAATTATGGGATTTGGCGGTTGCCCAATGGCAAAAGATGATTTGACAGGAAACATGCCGACAGAAAAAATGTTGTCTTATTTTACAGCAGAAAAAGTTGAAACCGGCATCAAACCAATGCGTTTTGAAAGTGCTTATAATGTTGCAATGAATGTTTTTGGGTAGAGTTACAGAGGTTCAAAAGGTCCAAAGATTCAAAGGTTCAAAGTTGCAGAGTTGCAAAGACACAAAGGTTTATAAAGTTTAAAAGTTGTCACCTTGAGCGTAGCCGAAAGGTCTTATAATACTAAATAAAGATCACAATGAAATCAATAAAATCAATTTTATACTTTTTATCAATCATCTTATTTCTTTCTTGTTCTAAAGAGGATGGAAAAATAGATTTTACATTTTTACAAGTAAATGATGTATATGAAATTGCTCCGATTCAAGGTGGCGAATTTGGTGGAATGGCAAGAGTAGAAACGGTACATCAACAATTATTAAAAGAAAATAAAAATACCATGTTGGTGATGGCGGGCGATTTTTTAAATCCGTCTTTATTAGGAACTATAAAATACAACGGAGAAAGAGTTCGTGGAAAACAAATGATAGAAACCATGAATGCGATGAATTTTGATTTGGTGGCATTCGGAAATCACGAATTTGATTTAAGTGCCAACGATTTGCAAAAACGTATGGACGAAAGTAATTTTAATTGGATTACGGGCAACGTTTTAGAAAATAAAGACGGAAAAACAGCTCCTTTTACAAACAAACACAATCGTGTAAACGAAACTTTCATCAAAGAATTTACGGATGCAGACGGAACCACAATAAAAGTCGGATTTATCAGTGTTTGTGTACCTTCTAATCCTAGAAGCTTTGTTACTTATAAAGATGTTTTTGAAGAAGCAGAACGTTCGTATAACGATCTAAAAGACAAGGTTGATGTTGTTTTTGGTTTGACACATGTAACCATTGCAGAAGACACGAAAATTGCAAAATTATTGCCAAATATTCCGTTAATTATGGGCGGACATGAACATACAAATATGCTAGTTTCTGTTGGAAATTCCTTTGTCGCAAAAGCGGATGCAAATGCAAAAACTGCTTATATTCATAGAATTTCGTTTGATACAAAAACAAAAAAAGTAACTGTTCAATCAGAATTAAAAGAAATCAATTCATCAATTGTTGCAGATAAAAGAGTAGGAGAAGTAGTAAATAAATGGGAAACTATTTTAAACAACAAAATAAAAGAGACTATAAAAAATCCAACGGAGGTTATTTTTAATGCAGAAACTCCATTAGACGGAAGAGATAAATCAATTAGAAGTGTACAAACTAATTTGGGAGAACTGATTACCAAATCGATGTCTTTTTCTTTTGATGATAACGTAGATTGTGCTTTGGTTAACGGCGGTTCTATTAGAATTGATGATGAACTAGATGGAAATATTACAGCGGTTGATATTTTTAGAGTATTGCCTTATGGCGGAGCAGTTTTAAAAGTAAAAATCAAAGGAAGTCTGTTGTTAAGAGTTTTAGAATATGGAGAAAAAGCAGCAGGAACAGGTGCTTATTTACAACGATATAATGTAGAGAAAATCAACAATAAATGGTTGGTGAAATCAAAGGCAATCAATCCAAATAAAACATATACAGTTGCTTTCTCTGATTACCTTTTAAAAGGATTTGACATTCCGTTTTTATCAGAAAAAAACAAAGAAGTACTTTCTATATATCAACCAATTGTTACAGATATTTCGTTTGATATTAGAAATGCTGTAATTTTATACTTAAAATCTTTATAGGTAAATAACAGTTTTTCAATCTTTTACTTCATTTTATTATTTTTTATTTAAAATAATTCTAAATAAACTTTTTTAAATTAAAAAGAGATGCTACTTTTGCGGCATTATTTAAAACTATTTATAATTAATCTAAATAAAAATGAAAAGAATTATATTTTTAGCAATCGTAAGTTTATCAATCGGATTAACTGCACAAGTAAAACAAGACAGCATAACAT encodes:
- a CDS encoding hydroxymethylglutaryl-CoA lyase, whose protein sequence is MKKVKIIECPRDAMQGIKSHFIATEDKANYINALLRVGFDTIDFGSFVSPKAIPQMRDTAAVLSQLDLSSTQSKLLAIIANVRGANDAAQFEEIDYLGYPFSISENFQMRNTHKTIAESIETLDEILNIANKSNKEVVAYLSMGFGNPYGDPWNVEIVGEWTEKLSKMGVKILSLSDTVGSSTPEVIEYLFSNLIPAYPQIEFGAHLHTTPTTWKEKVDAAYKAGCHRFDGAIMGFGGCPMAKDDLTGNMPTEKMLSYFTAEKVETGIKPMRFESAYNVAMNVFG
- a CDS encoding bifunctional metallophosphatase/5'-nucleotidase, which produces MKSIKSILYFLSIILFLSCSKEDGKIDFTFLQVNDVYEIAPIQGGEFGGMARVETVHQQLLKENKNTMLVMAGDFLNPSLLGTIKYNGERVRGKQMIETMNAMNFDLVAFGNHEFDLSANDLQKRMDESNFNWITGNVLENKDGKTAPFTNKHNRVNETFIKEFTDADGTTIKVGFISVCVPSNPRSFVTYKDVFEEAERSYNDLKDKVDVVFGLTHVTIAEDTKIAKLLPNIPLIMGGHEHTNMLVSVGNSFVAKADANAKTAYIHRISFDTKTKKVTVQSELKEINSSIVADKRVGEVVNKWETILNNKIKETIKNPTEVIFNAETPLDGRDKSIRSVQTNLGELITKSMSFSFDDNVDCALVNGGSIRIDDELDGNITAVDIFRVLPYGGAVLKVKIKGSLLLRVLEYGEKAAGTGAYLQRYNVEKINNKWLVKSKAINPNKTYTVAFSDYLLKGFDIPFLSEKNKEVLSIYQPIVTDISFDIRNAVILYLKSL